The Actinomycetota bacterium DNA window CGTCTCGGCATCGACCTCCTGCGACGGGATGAGGTCTGACCCCGTCCCACGCATCGCAAGCCCCGATTCCAGCACTGCGACCTTGCGCTCCAGCTCCTCGATGCGGGCGAGGAGCCCGGCGTCCTGGGTGACTATGGAAACATCCGAGATCTGAGCTCTATCCGGTGGCTTCACCACGCGGTGCTTGGGACGAGCTAGCTTGATGTCAAATGCCATCAGACGAAGGCCTCCTTTTTTACTAGGTTTAGCTCGGTCGAGTTTAGATCGAGACTGATCTCGGTTATCACATAATCCGCCTGGATCCCGGCTACGGCCGAATCTACCGTAATTACATCGCGCAACTGCAGATGGGGCGCAGGCCTGTTGATTCTGACTTTAAGCTGGCGCGATGCCTGCGACATGTAATTTAGCAGCGCCGATGCAAGGTTTTGGGCTCTGGCGGTGCTGAGGGTATATATGTGGACGTCGTGCGTGTAGTAGCCATATAGTCTAATGGCGTCGTCATCTTTCGCTTCCACCACCGCATCATCTTTTGATATCAGTAACGGCACGCCATCCATCTCGATCTCGAATGTACCTGCCGTCTGCGTGGTGTTCTTGAGCTCAATCCAGAGAGAATCACAGCTTGCGCCCCAGTCTACTATCTTGGGTAGCGGTAGCTCGCTACCAGCGTCTGAGCGGAAAGATCTCACCCAAGGCACAGACACGAACCGGGTTACTGGGCGCTTAGACAGCGTGAAGGCATAGGTGGTGGTCGCCCCCGCCTCTAGTCTCCCGCTCGCAGAGAGAACGGAGTCTTGCGCTCCCTCGGTAACGCGGGTGACGAACACCTGCACATGATTTACGGGCTTGTATGTCTGCTCGCCCAGCGCACCTATAAGCTCATCCTCAAGTGTCGCGACGGGCGTGCCATATACGTCCCTGATGACGATAGCGCCGGTCTCGTCCTCATATACGGCCAGCAACAGAGCCTGGCATGCGTCGCCTAAGGCTCTGATCACCTCACATTGGTTATCCACAATGTACCAGTCGATGACATCATCGGATTCTAAAGCTACGGTAGTATTCGCCAGGCCGGACCATGCCAAGAGCTCGCTTATAATCGCACTCCTCTTCTGCCCGCTGAACACGAGGGCTGGGACCAGATGATTATTCGCGAGCGACATCAGCCCGTGGGCGATGATGTCAATAGTATCCAGTCCTGGGCTGACCTCGCTCACCAGATAATAGCCCTGGGGTAGCAGCTCGTTCCCATAACCCATCTTCACCTGCACTAGCTGATGGGGCTCTGGGATCCACTGGCAATCGCGGGATAACGTCAGGCGCAGCTCGTTCAGGCCCACACCTGGTAGAGCGGGCGCTAGGGCTTGCTGGGTCCCTGAGCTTTTAATTATGCGGGCATCCAGAACATAGTCCTCTATAGCCAGCCCGGCATCCTCACCGATCTCGTGCACTGCTTCCACTTCTAGGACGCGCCCATAGTCACTAGGTTGCTGCGTCGAGATCGCATAACACGTTATACGAGTAATCTGTTTTATATCGCCCAGGTCATACTCTGCACGTCCGTTCACGAACTGCAAAGGTCCGACCGTTATGTCCTGTGTGCTGCCATATAGGCGGTAAGCCAGGCTACAGTAAGATAGCCCGGGGTATGCGGTTGTGGTAGTGACTCGCAATCGCGAAGCGACGGCATAGGGCGTATAATCCACCTGAACATACGGGAATGGAGACGGCAGGGCTCCCGTGGAGTCGCTCTTCTGCCGCGTCCACCAGCCGGGGTTGTACTTGCTACCCGGTCCGTATGTGGCCCAGCCCTGGTCGGTGTATGTACCCACGTCTGTCACTGCATACCTTTTAGGCTCGCTACTGATCCCTTCAATCACATTAGTCGCAGCAAAAGCCTGGTCACTTACGCCGCTGCCGGGGTAAGTCTCTTTAGTCTCCGACGCCGTTGCAGATATCGACAAGCCTTCCGCGTAAGCGAACCCTGACGACGCCAGGACGCTGACAGCTATCTTCGGCTTAGGATTCGCCCCGGCAAACTCGTCCAAAAAAGCCTGGCTGACCGGCTGCACGGTCAAACCTCCTCGAGTACGACATCTACCTTCCAGAGAGCACGGCCTAATCCGGTAAGTTTCGCCAGGTCATACTTAAATTGCTCCGGCATAAAAACGACCTCTATGGTTTCAACCCCTCCTGTAGACGTCTCGCGTAGTTTGAGTGTATAAGTCCCTCCAGCGAGAACCAGACCACGGAGTGCAGATAGCCCTATACCGCCATCAGGAGCAGTGTCGTATGTCAAATAATCCCAACTAAAGCTAAACCGCCTCTTCCGCGCTCGCTCAACGACAACCAGCTTGCCCGAGACACTTCTTTCCTGGGCCCCCAGAAAGATGTATTCGACGTCGAAACTCCTATCGACGTCGCTCAGATAATAGGTTTGACCGTCACGCGTTAACGTGGCCAAATACGCCATCCGGATCACGCCCCTACTGTGCCATATCGAGCTCTGGGTATATGTTCTGTGATGAGCCGCCTGGCTAAGGCGTCCAGCTCGTGTTTAGTGCCGAAGAACCCCGGTATATGGAAATGGATGTTGTATGTGAATCCTCCTGAAGCCATTACGGCGGCGGGAGCCGCTATCGCGTGCTCTGTTGCCGCTGGAAAATTCGCGAGCCTGAACTCAGCCTCGATACCCCTCAAGGCTTGTCGGTACAGCTGTGGAGCCCACTCGTCAACACCGGGGGATCCCTCCAGCTTTAGCAATCTACGCATGGTGGACGCGAACCCTTCCGCCTCCGCCTTGACGTTCGGTATCCTTGCGGCCAGCTGTTTTCGAATCTCTTCCAGGGCGATGCCGTATTTATTCGCGATTTCCGCGATCTCTCTATCCGACAGCCCAAGGGCCTGGCCAACGGACCTGGCGATCTCCCATGCCGCCTGCTGTGGTAACCCCTTGCTCTGCACCAATCCCCTGACCAGGGCGGCTATCTGCTCGTATCCCTTGCGCCTGATTTCCGGGTCGGCGGACCCGAGCGCCTGCGCAACCGCCCTGCTTATCTGCGCAGCCTGCGCCGGAGGCAAGCCTGCCACCTGAACTAATCCGCTAATATATGCATTGATCGCCTCCTGCCCCGCAGCCACAACCTGCGGGTTGGAGGAACGCAGAGCGTCCGCCACCTGGCCGGGCAGGGGAGCCATCTGGGCAAGGGCGGCGAGAGCCTCCTCCTTGAGCACGCCGCTCACCGCTGCGAGCTCCAGGCGCGCCTGCGCTGCCGCATTTGCCATCTCCCGCAGCTTGGCGGCGGCCTCATCGTTCTTGCCCACGAGGTCAGCTGCGGATTGATTCCATACTATCTGCTGCGCGGTCAGAGCGTCCAGGGCCGCGCGCACGTCCACCAGAGATGCCACTGCGAAATCGGAGGCCAGTTGCTGGTTATGGAAATATTTGGTCATCAGGGCTAGCCGATCGTTGTACTCTTGCGTGCTCATAACCGCGGCCCGGTTGTTCTCCACTATGGTCCGCATCTTCTCTGCCCGCTCCGCCAATATCTGGTTGAGTTGCTTCTGCGACTGCGCCTCCCGCGCTTCGGCTTCCATCAACTCCTGTTCTGCCTGCTTCAGCCCCGTTAAGGACTTCAGGCATTCGGCTATCTTGTTGCCAATGGCATATCCCGTGATGCCCGCTACGATTCCGCCCCCTATCGCCGCACCAATAGAGCTGGCGGAGGCGGTGATCGGGGCGGTAAGGGCCGCGAGCCCGCCTGTGACTGCAGCTCCCGTAGCCGCAGTTCCCACGGCGGCAGCCGTGCCCAGACTCATGAGAGATGAGGCGAGGGTCATGGTGGATTGCACGAGAGACGAGATGCCGGAGGCCACCTCGGCCGCGATGAGAGCGTAGACGAAGCCCTGGATCAGCCCCAGTTTGTCGGCTATCTCGGTGAGGGGAGTAATGGCTTTGAGGGCGATGTCGAGGAGGGGGATAGCGATCTGGAGGAGGCGGTCGAGGAGGTCGACGAACTCCGATCCCACCGCCTGGACGATCCTGGCAATGGAGTCCACGACCCCAGAATTAACCAGCGCCTCTGCGGCCCGGGAGAGGACGTCGGCAAGGCGCCCGATGAGGTCGACGAATACGGGCGTGAGGGCCTCGACCAGCTGGCCAAAGACTTCGACCAGCGGAGAGGCGGCCTCGAAGACCCGCATGATCACCGGCGCCAACTCGGCGAAGGAGGTGCCGATGGTCTGGAGGATCCCACGGAATTGCTCCCCCTCGAGGAAAGCGGTGACCTGCTCCAGGGCGGGTTTGAATATCGGGAGGAGGTCTTTGCCAGCATCGGCTAGGGCCTTGGTCATCGCATCCTTCATGTTGGACCACATGCCCTCCCAGGTGGTGGACATGCGCTCCATCGCCCCTTCATACCGCTCATTCCAAATGGCGGTGAGGGTGGAGGCGATCATCTCGCGGTTGGTCTTGTCGACGACCACCCGCTGTTGCTTTCCGCTCTTGTCCACGTATTCGAACGCCACCTTGGCCCCTTCCGCGGAGGCCTTGATACCGAACTCTTTCAGCCGCTCGAACTCACCCGTGGTAGCATCCGCCAGGGCCTCCACGGCGGCCATGACGTCCTTGCCCAGGGCCGCGGAGGTGTCGCCGAGCACGCTCAAATACTTTTCAGCGGAGAAGCCGTAGGCCTCCAGTTTAGTGGCCGCCTCCATGAGGCCCGGGAGCTCAAAGGGGGTCTTGGCGGCGAAGTCCCGCAGCCAGGCGAGCTTCTGGCGGGCAGTCTCCGCGGAGCCGGTGACCGTCTCCAGCACGGCCGCATAACGCTCCACCTGCCCGGCTCCCGAGAGCATCTTTGCGCCCACGGCCACGGAGGCAGTCCCGAGCGCGGCCACGGTGGCGGCGGCGACCTTGAAGCCCTTACCGATGACGTCCCCAACGCCGGAGAAGCCCTTCTTCAGGGCGTCGGCCTGGGCATCGAGCCGCTTCAGCGTTTCGACGGCTTGCTGGGCTTCGGCCTTTATGCGTATCAGTATCTCTTCACCGCGAGACATAGGTCACTTCCTCTGGTAGAATTTGTTGACCGCAGACACGAGGTAGTCGTAATGCGACAAAGGGAGCTCCAGTATCTCCGTATAAGGAGTATGAGACGCCAGGGAGAGGAGGGCCGCCTCTACGAAGTGGTCTCGCCAGCGGTCACCTTCGGGAGGGTGGTCTTGATGAGTTCCTTCCCTCCCTCGGAACCGAAAAAAGCGGCCATGTACTCCGCGAAGAGCTCAGGGAGCTTGCGGAGAGCCTTACCGCGCGGCCCAGCGGCGGCCTCCAGGATTTTCCATACATCCTCGAGGGCCACCTCAGCGGGGTCTTGCAGTTTGGCATTGGTCCAGGTCGCATATATCTTTTCGACGACCTTTTCCAGGGCCTCGCCGCTCTGGTAGGGGTTGGCAAGATCCGCGGCGCACTCGTAGAGCTCCGGCCACTCCTTGACCTTGGCTTCTCGGACGTCAACCGATCCGTAGGAGAGTTCGACAGATTTCACGGCTACCTCTTATTAGGAGGGGATGAACCGCTGCTTGTAACCCATCACCTTGGGCAGAGCCTGCCCCAGCTCATCCTTGTCCGTGTGGAGCGCTGTGCCCTCGAACTCCAGCGAGCTTGGCTCGCCGTAGGATTGCCCGGTCACCTTGGCGAATCCTTGCACCTTGTAAATGGTGGTCACAAGGGTCCCAAACTCCCCGTCGCTGCGCCTCTTGGCCATCTGGGTCAGGCGGAAGCAGAGGTTGCGGGGATAGAGCGTGGTGGCGGTCATGCCGGGGATACTCTCCCCTCCATCCATTTCCGACGTGGCGGTCTCTCCGGTCAGGATTTCGAGCACGTCGAAGTCTATGATGTTCGCCTTCCACTTGAGCTCGCCCTTCTGGGCGTGGCGCCAGGTAGCCACGATGGTGTCGTCGCCCTTGACCTCCACGGTCTCCGCGGTCTCCTCGAAGGAGGCGTTTTCCACACCGGGAATCTGCCTCCAGGCGGAGGTGCTGCTATCGTACACCTCCAGCTTCTGCAGTCCGAACACGTCATAGTTCGCCATGGTTTCACCTCCCAATGTTTTCCATCTCAGGGACGGTCACCGTGATCTCACACCAGTTGCCTGGATTGTAATCCACACGTATGCGCGTCACCTCAGGGATACCTGCCAGCCCCTCCATCACCTCCTCGACCCGAGCCACGAAGTCAACAACCGACTCCGAGAGGGGCGAATGCACCTCGATTGCCACCTCGTGTTCCGCTCGCCGTAGGTCATAGGTCATCTGCGTATTCGAGGCTCGTGGATAGATGCAGACACCTGCGAACCCCTCAGTGACCGGGGGCTTGAGGCCGAGGATGACCTTTCCCCAGCTCACTCGCCCACTCAGCTCCTGGTATATGGCAGCAATGGTCGTCGAGAGCATCCAATCACCCCCTCAGGCGGCGCAGCACGCGCTTCACTGCGGGCTCGGCATAGTTACCCTGCGGATTCTTCCGTGCTCCGGGGCTGTGGTGGAACACCTTGCGCCCGCCGGGCAGCTGGGTAAACCACACGTGCGGGCGGAACCCGTAGTTGTAGAGCCGGGCGATGAAGGAGGTGGAGTATATATCTATCTCCTCCCCCGGATCGACCTTGGCCCCGAAGGAACCCGCCAGCCTGCCCGTGCGACGCGGGGCTGCGCGCCGCACCTCCTGCAGCATCTCGTAGGCCACGGCATTGGAGAGCAGCCTCTCCTGCAGGTCGCGCAGGTCCTTCTGCAGGTCCATGCGTTTCTGTGCCTCAATCGCGAAGTTCACAGCGCAACTCTCCTACGCCGCAGGGTACGAATGAGCGCATCCAGCTCCTTGACCCCCGTCGGATGGGAGGGGTCGGTGGAACGGTAGGACATGGACACGCCGGAATAGGAGATGGAAGCGATGTCCGGCAGGTATTCGCGCCGCCACCCCTCGGCGAAGTAGCGGCAAGTCATGAGGAGCAGCTGGTCTATCGTCTCCTCCGGGGCCGCAAGGCCGCAGGTAGCGTCAACCGCAACCGTGGACCCGGCAGGATAGATGACGTCGAGGGTAAGGGTCTCCCCCGATGGAGTACGCTTCCAGCCAGGGGTCACCTCGACGTCTTCGGTGATGACGGTCACCGAGCTGACGGTGAGGAAAGGCCCCTCATCCGGGGCACTAATTATATTAGTATCGGTCTCGAGGACGAAGTAGTGGGTCTTGGGCTGTGGATCGATGCGTGCCCCGATGACGGAGGAGAGGAACTCCTTCGAGATAGCCAGCAGCTCCTCGGCATACGCCTCGTCGATCTCCAGGCGTTGGGCTATCTCTGTCGCGGTGATCATACGTCACCTCCGGGTTTAGGTGCCGGGGCGAGGCCGGAAAGGCCCCGCCCCACTTTAGCTAAAAGCGGCACCAATCACCGCCTTACGGCGTGGTGCCAGTCCCCGCACCCACAAACGCCTCGGAGACCACGACGACGCCGTCAGTGCGGGTATGGAACTTGTACCCGATTTTTCCAGCCCCGGCATACAGCTCCTTGAGGACCTGGAGCTCCATCCCCTCGCGGTCCAGGATGAGGAACTCGCTGAAGTCCCCCAGGACAAGGACCACGGACGACTGGGCGTTGGCTGCGGGCATGTATGCGGAGATGGCCACAGGGCGCCCCGCCAGCTTAGGAGCCGGACCGGACACGAAGTCCAGCAGGTAGTAATCCCCAGTCTGCTTGGCGTTGGCGAGCAGGGCCGCATACACCGACTGGCTCATGAGCCAGGTGGCGTTCTCCAGGTACGCGGCATCTAGGGACCCCACCATCTCACGCACGATGTCGATGGGGATGGTGCCTGGGGTGAGTGGGCTGTCATTATTCACGACAGTCACATCGAGCAGAAGGCCACGAGGCTCGCCCATCCCGGTCCCGTTGATGAACTTCTTGTCTTCCGCGCGGGCCAGGAACTTGGCGATGCGCGAAGCCACCAGCTCCTCAATGTTGAACGCGGCATCCTGGATGATTTCCTCCGTAGCGGTGGTGATCCCACCGAACTTGTGGGCACGCAGCACCTTCTGCCCGAAGGCCAGATCGAGCAGAGGATAGTTCGCTCCCTCCGCTATGACCTGCGCCTCGGCGGTGGAGGCATCGATGGGAACCGGCGTCTCCTTGTTGGTGGTGGACTGGACGGTGGCCAGCTTCCGGATGACGGAGAGCTTTTCCTTCTTCTCCACGATGGTGCGGTAGAATCCCTGCGGCACCAGGTAGCCACCCTCAGAACCCACACCGGTGTGCAGGGACCGGGTCTCGCCGCGCAAGTAGGAGCGGAACTCAGCCATCTCGTCCTGCCCGCCCATGCGGGTAATGCCGGGCTCCGGCCTTTCCTCCGGTATCTCCGCAGCCAGAGCCTGGCGCGCCTCAAGCAGCTCGGCCTCAGTGAGGTCGCGCCCCTCCTGCAGGGCTCCGAGGATCCTTTCCAATATCTCCTTCATCTCGTTCACCTCCTACAGTCGTCTTAGGATCTCGGACAGCAACTCGGCCAGCCGCGTCAGGCCCCTGCCCTCAGCGGATTTGGCCGCCTCTCGCTTCGCCTCCTCCCCCTGGAAGAGGTCAGCGAGGTATCGATACGCCCGGTAGAGGACGTCCATGTCCTCATCCGTGGCGAACCCAGCCATGCTGCGACGCAGTGCCAGCTCCTCCCGAGGAGAGAACAGGCCCCGCGATATAGACACACGTGTGGCGTCGTAGGCGGGCATGGAGACAGGCCCCACTTCCCACAACTCCATGTCCACGATGTGGCGGACGTCCCCCTCCCATATCTCCTTGGTGGGGAGGAACATGAAGGAGGCACCCCACACGTAACCCCCTGCCACCAGGTCGGCCACCTTCCGCCCATCAATGGTGGGCGGGAGGACACACCTCCAATTGACCCCCGTATCGGTCTCACTCAACTCAAGGGTTTTGTTCCCAACAAAGCCGAGCAACTCCGATGGATTGTGGTTAAAGGTGCAGATGATCATCTCGTTCTTGACGGCCTCAGCTGCAGCGCCTCGGTCGATGACCTCTCTGAACCCCATGGCGTCGGAGACGGGGGTGTCGTAAGGGATACCGGGGGTGGCCTCGATGATGCCGGGGCTGTCCTGCTCGCCGCCCTGGCGCAGTTCAGGCCTGCCCCGGACCGCGCGCCACTCGGCGTAGGGGATCTCCACTCCCCTCTTCAGAGGCGCGGGCTCGACATCGGCGTCCTCCAGGTGAGACGCGAGGTGCTCCCAGACCCCTTCGCGATCGGAGTCCGGGATGTCAGCGCCTCCACGCGCTCCGTTGAGGGCGGCGATGCCCGCCTGACATCCCCTGATTACCGCAGGGCCAGGCTCGCCATCTCCGGAAACCTTGTGATGAGGGAACTTGTAGGCGGTCTTAGTGGTGGGGTCTGCATCCGGATCCTGCCAGGCGAACATACGGCGATAATACGCCTCGTCCTCTCCGGGGCGCAGACGGGCCACCTCCTCGTTCGCGTCCCATTCTGCTTCGATAACCTCGGTTTTATGCGGTTTTATAGCTGGCAAGACAATCACCTCCTAATCGAACACTGCCATGATTTGGCAGGTGCATCCCTCAGTTATAGGCGGCGTGGTCACGTTCCATCCCGGGTTAAACTCGCGCCCGTCCTTGAGCCGCAGCTGGTCGCTGACGGAGAGGAAGGGGTTCCCCTCGCACCGGAACGATGGCTGCAGCACCTTCCCGTCCAACAGCTCGCAGGGCGAGAGATTGTCCAGGTGGACCCACTGGAAGGGCAGGCCGTGGTAATGGTACTCCGCCTTGCTCACCAGGCCAGAAATACGCACAGCCTCCCAGGCAGCAAGCTGCGGGGCCACCTCCGCTATCCACCCCTGCACCGCCTTGCGCGCCTCTGCTTCCTCCAGAC harbors:
- a CDS encoding tape measure protein, giving the protein MSRGEEILIRIKAEAQQAVETLKRLDAQADALKKGFSGVGDVIGKGFKVAAATVAALGTASVAVGAKMLSGAGQVERYAAVLETVTGSAETARQKLAWLRDFAAKTPFELPGLMEAATKLEAYGFSAEKYLSVLGDTSAALGKDVMAAVEALADATTGEFERLKEFGIKASAEGAKVAFEYVDKSGKQQRVVVDKTNREMIASTLTAIWNERYEGAMERMSTTWEGMWSNMKDAMTKALADAGKDLLPIFKPALEQVTAFLEGEQFRGILQTIGTSFAELAPVIMRVFEAASPLVEVFGQLVEALTPVFVDLIGRLADVLSRAAEALVNSGVVDSIARIVQAVGSEFVDLLDRLLQIAIPLLDIALKAITPLTEIADKLGLIQGFVYALIAAEVASGISSLVQSTMTLASSLMSLGTAAAVGTAATGAAVTGGLAALTAPITASASSIGAAIGGGIVAGITGYAIGNKIAECLKSLTGLKQAEQELMEAEAREAQSQKQLNQILAERAEKMRTIVENNRAAVMSTQEYNDRLALMTKYFHNQQLASDFAVASLVDVRAALDALTAQQIVWNQSAADLVGKNDEAAAKLREMANAAAQARLELAAVSGVLKEEALAALAQMAPLPGQVADALRSSNPQVVAAGQEAINAYISGLVQVAGLPPAQAAQISRAVAQALGSADPEIRRKGYEQIAALVRGLVQSKGLPQQAAWEIARSVGQALGLSDREIAEIANKYGIALEEIRKQLAARIPNVKAEAEGFASTMRRLLKLEGSPGVDEWAPQLYRQALRGIEAEFRLANFPAATEHAIAAPAAVMASGGFTYNIHFHIPGFFGTKHELDALARRLITEHIPRARYGTVGA
- a CDS encoding HK97 gp10 family phage protein, producing the protein MNFAIEAQKRMDLQKDLRDLQERLLSNAVAYEMLQEVRRAAPRRTGRLAGSFGAKVDPGEEIDIYSTSFIARLYNYGFRPHVWFTQLPGGRKVFHHSPGARKNPQGNYAEPAVKRVLRRLRG
- a CDS encoding phage major capsid protein is translated as MKEILERILGALQEGRDLTEAELLEARQALAAEIPEERPEPGITRMGGQDEMAEFRSYLRGETRSLHTGVGSEGGYLVPQGFYRTIVEKKEKLSVIRKLATVQSTTNKETPVPIDASTAEAQVIAEGANYPLLDLAFGQKVLRAHKFGGITTATEEIIQDAAFNIEELVASRIAKFLARAEDKKFINGTGMGEPRGLLLDVTVVNNDSPLTPGTIPIDIVREMVGSLDAAYLENATWLMSQSVYAALLANAKQTGDYYLLDFVSGPAPKLAGRPVAISAYMPAANAQSSVVLVLGDFSEFLILDREGMELQVLKELYAGAGKIGYKFHTRTDGVVVVSEAFVGAGTGTTP
- a CDS encoding HK97 family phage prohead protease, translated to MPAIKPHKTEVIEAEWDANEEVARLRPGEDEAYYRRMFAWQDPDADPTTKTAYKFPHHKVSGDGEPGPAVIRGCQAGIAALNGARGGADIPDSDREGVWEHLASHLEDADVEPAPLKRGVEIPYAEWRAVRGRPELRQGGEQDSPGIIEATPGIPYDTPVSDAMGFREVIDRGAAAEAVKNEMIICTFNHNPSELLGFVGNKTLELSETDTGVNWRCVLPPTIDGRKVADLVAGGYVWGASFMFLPTKEIWEGDVRHIVDMELWEVGPVSMPAYDATRVSISRGLFSPREELALRRSMAGFATDEDMDVLYRAYRYLADLFQGEEAKREAAKSAEGRGLTRLAELLSEILRRL